In Helianthus annuus mitochondrion, complete genome, the following are encoded in one genomic region:
- the atp4 gene encoding ATPase subunit 4: protein MRLSSTNMQARKMLFAAILSICASSSKKISIYNEEMIVARCFIGFIIFSRKSLGKTFKVTLDGRIQAIQEESQQFLNPNEVVPPESNEQQRLLRISLRICGTVVESLPMARSAPKCEKTVQALLCRNLNVKSATLPNATSSRRIRLQDDLVTGFHFSVSERFVPGSTLKASIVELIREGLVVLRRVRVGAE from the coding sequence ATGAGATTGAGTTCCACGAATATGCAGGCTAGAAAGATGCTATTTGCTGCTATTCTATCTATTTGTGCATCAAGTTCGAAGAAGATCTCAATCTATAATGAAGAAATGATAGTAGCTCGTTGTTTTATAGGCTTTATCATATTCAGTCGGAAGAGTTTAGGTAAGACTTTCAAAGTGACTCTCGACGGGAGAATCCAGGCTATTCAGGAAGAATCACAGCAATTCCTCAATCCTAACGAAGTAGTTCCTCCGGAATCCAATGAACAACAACGATTACTTAGGATCAGCTTGCGAATTTGTGGCACCGTAGTAGAATCATTACCAATGGCACGCAGTGCGCCTAAGTGCGAAAAGACAGTGCAAGCTTTGTTATGCCGAAACCTAAATGTTAAGTCAGCAACACTTCCAAATGCCACTTCTTCCCGTCGCATCCGTCTTCAGGACGATCTAGTCACAGGTTTTCACTTCTCAGTGAGTGAAAGATTTGTCCCCGGGTCTACGTTGAAAGCTTCTATAGTAGAACTCATTCGGGAGGGCTTGGTGGTCTTAAGAAGGGTTCGGGTGGGGGCTGAATAA
- the nad4L gene encoding NADH dehydrogenase subunit 4L, giving the protein MIISISGIRGILLNRRNIPIMSMPIESMLLAVNSNFLVFSVSSDDMMGQSFASLVPTVAAAESAIGLAIFVITFRVRGTIAVESINSIQG; this is encoded by the coding sequence ATGATCATCTCTATTTCAGGTATTCGGGGAATCCTCCTTAATAGACGAAATATTCCTATTATGTCAATGCCAATTGAATCAATGTTATTAGCTGTGAATTCGAACTTTTTGGTATTTTCCGTTTCTTCGGATGATATGATGGGTCAATCATTTGCTTCATTGGTTCCAACGGTGGCAGCTGCGGAATCTGCTATTGGGTTAGCCATTTTCGTTATTACTTTCCGAGTCCGAGGAACTATTGCTGTAGAATCTATTAATAGCATTCAAGGTTAA